In Limnohabitans sp. TEGF004, the genomic window TTGGGCATGGCTTGGCTCTTGCCAGATGCCACGTTACTGCATTTTTTGTGGGTGGCGCAAGCCGTGCCTGTTCTGTACTTGCTGCTCGCTTGGTGGGGCACGCAAGCTTCGCATCCGACCGATGATGCGTCTTAAGTCTTGGCCTTGGCGTTTGTTGTTGCTCAGCTTTGCTGGGCTGGTTGTGCTGACACTGTTGTTGCTGCTTGCTGACTTTGCAGGCGTACCCAAGGGCGTTGTGAACGGTTTTTTCTTGGTGATCTCCATCATCGGTTATGCCGTGATTGGCATGTTTTGCCGCACCACCACGCCTGAAGAATATTTTGTCGCAGGGCGACGCATCAGCGCACCGCTCAACGGCATGGCGACAGCGGCTGATTGGATTTCTGCCGCCTCGTTCATTGGCCTCACAGGTTTGTTGTTGTCGGATGGCTTTGTCGGCGATGGTCAGCATCCCGGCGGCTTGGCTTATTTACTTGGCTGGACAGGCGGTTTTTGTTTGCTCGGTTTTTTATTTGCCGCCAAGCTCAACCTCTCGCAATCCATCACCATCCCTGATTTCTTAGGCCGTCGCTTTGACAGTGCGGCTGTGCGTTGGTTCGCTGCGTGGGGCGCTATTTTGTGCTCCAGTATTTACTTGGTGGCGCAAATTTACGGCATTGGCCTTGTGGCTTCCATGCTCTCGGGCTTGACCTTTGAGTTGGGTGTGTTCTTGGCGTTGGGTGGTGTGTTGCTGTGTTCATTCTTGGGTGGCATGCGCGCCGTCACTTGGACGCAGGGTGTGCAATGTGTGGTCATCGTGGTGTCGATGGTGGTCCTCGGCATGGCCGTGTCTTTCAAGACGCAAGGTCATCCTTTTGTGACGATTGCAGCGGCTCAGTCGTTGCCTGAAATCCAGCAGCGCGCCAAGCAAATTGAAACAGATCCTGCTGAGTTGAGTACGCGTGACATCATCAGTTTGCGCATGAGCAATTTGGATGTGAAGATTGCTGAGCCCACATACGCCCGCGAGGTCGAACGCCAAGCTGTGGCTCGTCAAGTGGCAAGGGCCAAAGCCGAGGGGGCTTCGCTGCGTGAGATTCAAAAGCTAGAGGCCAATCCTGCTTGGCGTGAGACATCGGTGGATCGCTTGGTGGGGGCGTGGCAAGCTGAGCGCGAGGTGTTGGCTGAGGCCATCTATCGTCCCGTGGGCTTTCAAGTGCCTTTGCTCAATGGCTGGAACCAGGGGTGGTTCAACAGCTTGGGGCTTGTGTTTTGCTTGATGTTGGGCACGGCTGCGTTGCCACATATTTTGGTGCGCTCTTACACCACGTCTACACCTGCAGAGGCTCAGCGCTCGGTGGTTTGGGCTTTGGGCATCATCGTGGTGGTTTACCTTTGCGCTTCTGCGCTCGCGGTCTTGCTCAAATCGTTTGTGCTGACCGAGTTGG contains:
- a CDS encoding VC_2705 family sodium/solute symporter, which produces MMRLKSWPWRLLLLSFAGLVVLTLLLLLADFAGVPKGVVNGFFLVISIIGYAVIGMFCRTTTPEEYFVAGRRISAPLNGMATAADWISAASFIGLTGLLLSDGFVGDGQHPGGLAYLLGWTGGFCLLGFLFAAKLNLSQSITIPDFLGRRFDSAAVRWFAAWGAILCSSIYLVAQIYGIGLVASMLSGLTFELGVFLALGGVLLCSFLGGMRAVTWTQGVQCVVIVVSMVVLGMAVSFKTQGHPFVTIAAAQSLPEIQQRAKQIETDPAELSTRDIISLRMSNLDVKIAEPTYAREVERQAVARQVARAKAEGASLREIQKLEANPAWRETSVDRLVGAWQAEREVLAEAIYRPVGFQVPLLNGWNQGWFNSLGLVFCLMLGTAALPHILVRSYTTSTPAEAQRSVVWALGIIVVVYLCASALAVLLKSFVLTELVGSHLDQLPDWADRLKLRKLALLSIQDYNQDGIVQFADIRLFNDYLVLGVPEITHISSVFTGLLAAGALAAALSTADGLLLTISNALAQDLYFQTAEPNAPPLRRVMLSKILLMVVALMAAWFATNRPVSILFWVTCAFSLAAATFFPVLLLGIYWRGMNRVGALMAMVSGLVVTLYYIAVNHPWLQMRFQLQAADTLWFGLDPVCAGVFGVPVGLLLGVAGSKLSNTLKN